From the genome of Chelmon rostratus isolate fCheRos1 chromosome 1, fCheRos1.pri, whole genome shotgun sequence, one region includes:
- the polr2l gene encoding DNA-directed RNA polymerases I, II, and III subunit RPABC5 — translation MIIPVRCFTCGKIVGNKWEAYLGLLQAEYTEGDALDALGLKRYCCRRMLLSHVDLIEKLLNYAPLEK, via the exons ATGATCATCCCTGTCCGGTGCTTTACGTGTGGCAAGATTGTGGGTAACAAATGGGAGGCATACCTCGGCCTACTTCAAGCGGAGTATACTGAGGG TGATGCTCTTGATGCCCTGGGCCTGAAGAGATACTGCTGCCGGAGGATGCTCCTCTCTCACGTGGATCTTATTGAGAAATTGTTGAATTATGCTCCACTGGAGAAGTGA